CGGGCGTCGACATGAAGCTGACGGACGAGCGCCTGACGGACAGCCGGAACTTCGCGAACAAGCTCTGGAACGTCGGCCGGTTCATCCAGGGCATCCTGGGCCAGGACGCTTCGGGCACCGACTTCGCCCCGCTGTCGCTCGGCGACCTCGAGACGCGCTGGAGCGAACTGTCCCTGGCCGACCGCTGGATCCTCTCACGCGCCAGCGACGTGACGGTCAGCGTGACGCGCCTGTTCGACGCCTACCAGTTCGGCGAGGCCGGCCGCCAGCTGTACGAGTTCGCGTGGCACGAGCTGGCGGACTGGTATCTCGAAGCGGCGAAGGTGCGGCTGTACGGCGGGGACGACGCGGCGGCCGCGGCGACGCGCCAGGTGATCTGGCACGTCTTCGACCGCGCGCTCACGCTCCTCCACCCGTTCATGCCGTACGTGACCGAGGTGATCTGGGGCCACCTGCCCCGCCTGGACGGCAGCGCGCCGGCCCTCATGATCAGCCGCTGGCCGACGCACGGCGCGCGCGACGACGACGCCGAGGCGGACTTCGGCCTCGTGCAGGCGATCGTCAAGGGCATCCGCAACGTGCGCGCCGAGCACGACGTCGAACCGGGGCACAAGGTGGCGGCGACGATCCAGGCCGGGAAGCATGCCGCGATGCTGGCGACGCAGTCGGCCGAGATCGTCAGCCTGGCGCGCATCGACGCGGCGCAGCTCGTGATCGGCGCGGGCTTGGAGGTCGACGGGACGGCCGCCGAGCCCGCCGAAGCGCACGCCACCGTCGTCGCCGCCGAGGGCGTGACGGTCTGGCTGCCGATGGCGGGCCTCGTGGACGCCGACAAGGAGCGCGAGCGCCTGACGGCCGAGCTGGCGCAAGCCGAGGCGGACGTGGCGCGCCTGACGGCGATGCTGGCGAACGCGTCGTTCGTCGAGCGCGCGCCGGTGGAAGTGGTGCGGCGGGAGCGGGAGCGACTGGCGGAGGCGGAGGGGCGGGTGGGGGCGCTCAGGGGGCGGGCGTAGCGGATGTGGGGTAACGGCGGCGCCCCTCGCCGCCGTTACCCCTCGCCCCCCCCATACAGCGCCTCATGCACCTCGTCCGCCTGCTCGTCCACGACGGCGTCCGGCACATCGAGGATCTCCAGCGCCGCGCGCACCATCGCCACGCTGCCCTCGTACTCGGGCTGGACGACGTGGTCGACGCCCAGCAGGCGCAGGTCGTCGAGTTCCTGCACACCCATCGCGCGGGCGACGACCGGCAGGCCGGGGTGCTTGGCCAGGACGGTGCTGGCGATCGAGCGCACCGCGGCGGCGGACGCGAGGGCGGCGACGACGACGCGCGCGTCTGCGATCCCGGCTGCCGCAAGCACGGTCGGTGAGGCGGCGTCGCCGAAGATCGCGCGGCGGCCGGCGGCGTGGGCGGCGGCGACGCGGTCGGGGTCGATGTCGACCGCCACGTACGGCACTTGAAGCGAGTCGAGGACATCGGCGATGTGGCCGCCGACGCGCCCGAGGCCGAGCACGACGACGTGGGGCGGTGCGCCGGCCGGCGGCGGTGCGGCCAGCTTGTCGCGCTTCGATTGGGCACCGGCGTGCAGGCGCCGCACGAGCCGCGGCGCGATCCCCATCAGCTGCGGTGTGGCGACCATGCTCAGCACCGTCACGCTCAACGCCAGCGCGGCGTGCTCGGCCGTCAGCATGCCGTGGTGCACGCCCTCGCGCACGAAGACGAACGAGAACTCGCCCAAGCCGCACAGGCCGAGCGCGCACGGGATGGCGACGGCCGTGCGGTGGCCGGCACCGCGCACCGCCAGCCAGACCGCGAGCCCCTTGCCCACCATGATCGCCGCCGCCACCGCGACGATCGCACCGAGGTTGGACAGGACGAACGCGGGGTCGATGAGCATGCCGACCGAGACGAAGAACAGCATCCCGAAGATGTCGCGCAGCGGGAGGATGTCGCCGAGCGCCTGGTGGCTGTAGACGCTCTCGCCGATGACGAGGCCCGCCAGGAACGCCCCGAACGCAAACGACAGCCCGGCCCGCCACGTCCCGTACGCCACCCCGAGCCCGATGGCCGTCACGGCCACCAGGAACAGCTCGCGCGACTGCCAGCGCCCGATCTGCGCCATCAGCCGCGGGATGAACCGCCCGCCGACGAACACGAGGACCGCCACGAGAACGACGCCGCGCAGCGCGACGACGCCGAGGGCCGCGGCGCCGCCGGCCAAGTCGCCGAGGCGCGGCAGGAGGATGAGCATCGGCACGGCCAGCAGATCCTGCATGATCAGCATGCCGATCATGACGCGCCCCGGCCGCGTGTCCGTGTCGCCGCTTGCCGCCAGCACCTTGAGGACGACGAGCGTGCTCGAGAGCGCCGCCGCGCCGCCCAGCCACGCCGCTGCCGGCCCCGGCCAGCCGAGGAGGCGACCGATGGCGAAGCCGAGGAGGGCCGCCAGCGCGACCTGCAACGGCGTCCCGAGGAGGGCGACCCGACCGACGGCCACGAGCTCGCGCAGCGAAAACTCGAGGCCGAGCGCGAACAGGAGGAGCGCAACACCGATCTCCGCCAGGTGCTCGATCTGTTGCGGATCGGACAGCGTGACCCCGCCGGTGTACGGACCGATGGCGATGCCTGCCAGGATGTAGCCGAGGATGAGCGGCTGCCCGAGGCGCTGCGCCAGCCATCCGCCGGCGAACGCGGCGACGACGACGACGGCGATATCACCGGCAATGCCCATGGTCGGACTCCTCTCCGGGCTGGGCTGCGACGCGCCAAGGCGTCGCGTGCATTGTATGGTGTACATCTGCCGCCGGCCTCTTCGCCTGTCGTCCGCGCTCGCCCAGAGCGCTCCAACGCTGGCCCCGGTCGCCGTCCTCAACGTCACGCTGGGCCAGGTGGTCCGCTTCGACGGACGTGGCGGCGGGGTGGGCGGAGCGGTGGGGGGTGGCGGATCGGCGGTAGCGTGGGTGCGATGGGCGTCGCCCTGCGGTGTAACGCGCCCGTTATGGTCACGCAACGCCCGCGCCATAGGCTGCGGGCCCCGGCAAGCGGTCGGGGACACCGTTTCTGCTTGAAACGGCCTGATCGATGTTCACACCAAGCTCCAGCGTCCGCATCGGCCACCATTCGTCCCGCGTCAGGGCACGCCTGTGCTCAGGCATCGCGGTCCTCGCGGCCGCGTTCCTCCTCGGCCTTGCCAGCCAGCGCCCGACGCCGGTTGCGGCACAGCTCGCCAACGGCGGCGACTGCTGCAACCGGCTCGAACTCACGGTTCACACGAACGCTCTCAGGCCGGGGGCCAGCATCGTTCCGCCGGCACAGATCGCGTGGAAGTTCGACGGCGGCGAGTCCGTGCCGATCTTCTTCGAGGCGCTGTACCGCCGCGACGATGGCGGGGCCGGCGCGGACGTCAGGGTCATCGGCTTCGTCGACGTGTTCGGCGACGTGCACCAGCTGGGCTGGAAGATCGGCCAGGGC
Above is a window of Candidatus Avedoeria danica DNA encoding:
- a CDS encoding cation:proton antiporter, yielding MGIAGDIAVVVVAAFAGGWLAQRLGQPLILGYILAGIAIGPYTGGVTLSDPQQIEHLAEIGVALLLFALGLEFSLRELVAVGRVALLGTPLQVALAALLGFAIGRLLGWPGPAAAWLGGAAALSSTLVVLKVLAASGDTDTRPGRVMIGMLIMQDLLAVPMLILLPRLGDLAGGAAALGVVALRGVVLVAVLVFVGGRFIPRLMAQIGRWQSRELFLVAVTAIGLGVAYGTWRAGLSFAFGAFLAGLVIGESVYSHQALGDILPLRDIFGMLFFVSVGMLIDPAFVLSNLGAIVAVAAAIMVGKGLAVWLAVRGAGHRTAVAIPCALGLCGLGEFSFVFVREGVHHGMLTAEHAALALSVTVLSMVATPQLMGIAPRLVRRLHAGAQSKRDKLAAPPPAGAPPHVVVLGLGRVGGHIADVLDSLQVPYVAVDIDPDRVAAAHAAGRRAIFGDAASPTVLAAAGIADARVVVAALASAAAVRSIASTVLAKHPGLPVVARAMGVQELDDLRLLGVDHVVQPEYEGSVAMVRAALEILDVPDAVVDEQADEVHEALYGGGEG